From the Polynucleobacter sp. MWH-UH35A genome, one window contains:
- the pgeF gene encoding peptidoglycan editing factor PgeF — protein MSFIAPKWSAPNSVKTLVSTREGGVSHQPFDSLNLGDHVGDDLNHVLINRAIFSKELPAEPIWLNQVHGTSVSTPQSRLLYQDSSIKADASVTNVPGEVLVIMTADCLPVLFTNQEGSVVGVAHAGWRGLCAGVLENTLIELLNLTEDKNPANIIAWLGPAIGPDAFEVGEEVVTAFKKSGSSIPINAFKEIPHKPGKYLADIYQLARGRLESSGVKLISGGEYCTVRDQEQFFSYRRDGETGRFASAIWIKK, from the coding sequence ATGAGTTTCATTGCTCCTAAGTGGTCAGCGCCAAATTCAGTTAAAACCTTGGTGAGCACAAGAGAGGGTGGTGTTAGTCATCAGCCCTTTGACTCACTCAATCTTGGCGATCATGTGGGCGATGATCTAAACCATGTTTTGATCAATAGAGCTATTTTTAGCAAAGAGCTTCCAGCCGAACCTATTTGGTTAAACCAAGTCCATGGCACATCCGTGAGCACACCGCAAAGTCGTCTTTTATATCAAGATTCATCGATTAAAGCTGATGCTTCTGTGACTAATGTTCCAGGAGAGGTATTGGTCATCATGACTGCTGACTGCTTGCCTGTGCTTTTTACGAATCAAGAGGGGTCTGTTGTTGGTGTTGCGCATGCAGGCTGGAGAGGACTTTGCGCTGGAGTTTTAGAAAATACACTTATCGAGTTACTCAATCTCACAGAGGATAAAAATCCCGCAAACATAATTGCTTGGTTGGGACCAGCTATTGGGCCGGATGCCTTTGAGGTTGGAGAGGAAGTGGTTACGGCCTTCAAAAAATCCGGCTCATCCATTCCTATTAATGCATTTAAGGAAATTCCACATAAGCCTGGCAAGTATTTAGCTGATATTTACCAATTGGCAAGAGGGCGCTTAGAGTCCAGCGGTGTCAAATTGATTTCTGGAGGTGAATATTGCACCGTGCGAGATCAAGAGCAATTCTTTTCCTATCGTCGCGATGGTGAAACGGGAAGATTTGCTTCGGCAATCTGGATTAAAAAATAG